In one Zobellia galactanivorans genomic region, the following are encoded:
- a CDS encoding DUF1501 domain-containing protein, whose protein sequence is MCSNHQHSKLTSANEDLKTIERQLDRRHFLKKTSLGIGAMALGSLLGTEKMFGNLGKDSSPEEVLKAYNKNRLGLPHHTPKAKRIIYLFQSGGPSQMDLFDYKPKLVDMFGKELPKSVIGGQRLTGMSGSQSTLPIAPSSFTFKQYGESRAWVSDAMPYLSEVVDDLCFIKSMQTDQINHTPAITFMQTGNQLPGRPAIGSWLSYGLGSDNENLPTFIALVSKNGKGQPLKASLWGNGFLPTEHQGVQFRSGKDPVLYLSDPENYDGNDRRDMLDYLKHLNELQGDAYGDPEIQSRMTQYEMAFKMQTSIPEVTDLSKEPEYIFDMYGEDSRDPGTYAANCLMARKLLEKGVRFVQLYHQGWDQHNYCPGGVKSQSKKTDQATAALIKDLKQRGMFEDTLVVWGGEFGRTVYSQGQLTSTNYGRDHHPKAFTMWMAGAGVKPGFTYGATDDFSYNVTADPVHVHDFHATLMHLFGIDHERLTFKHQGRRYRLTDVHGHVVKDLLT, encoded by the coding sequence ATGTGTAGTAATCATCAACATAGCAAATTGACCTCTGCCAATGAAGATTTAAAGACCATTGAAAGGCAGTTAGATCGACGGCACTTCTTGAAAAAGACATCCCTCGGAATCGGGGCAATGGCTTTGGGCAGTTTGTTGGGGACTGAAAAAATGTTCGGAAACCTAGGTAAGGATAGCTCGCCGGAAGAAGTCCTTAAGGCATACAACAAGAACCGATTAGGCCTTCCGCACCATACCCCCAAGGCAAAGAGGATAATTTATTTGTTTCAAAGTGGAGGGCCTTCCCAAATGGACCTTTTCGATTATAAACCCAAGTTGGTGGATATGTTCGGTAAAGAACTCCCAAAATCGGTTATTGGAGGTCAGAGGCTTACCGGAATGAGCGGTAGTCAGAGTACCCTGCCCATAGCACCATCATCGTTTACGTTCAAGCAATACGGAGAGTCAAGGGCGTGGGTCAGTGATGCCATGCCGTACTTGTCGGAAGTGGTCGATGATTTGTGTTTTATAAAAAGTATGCAGACCGATCAGATCAATCATACACCTGCCATTACCTTTATGCAAACCGGAAATCAATTACCGGGTAGACCGGCCATTGGTTCTTGGTTAAGTTATGGTTTGGGCTCCGATAACGAAAACCTGCCGACCTTTATCGCCTTGGTTTCCAAGAATGGAAAAGGACAACCATTGAAGGCCAGTCTGTGGGGCAATGGATTTTTGCCAACGGAACATCAAGGGGTTCAGTTTAGGTCGGGTAAAGATCCGGTTCTCTATTTGAGCGATCCTGAAAATTACGATGGTAACGATAGAAGAGATATGCTCGATTACCTAAAACATTTAAACGAATTGCAGGGCGATGCTTATGGGGATCCCGAAATTCAATCGAGAATGACACAGTATGAAATGGCCTTCAAAATGCAGACGTCCATTCCCGAGGTGACCGACCTGTCGAAAGAACCCGAGTACATTTTTGATATGTACGGTGAAGACAGTAGGGATCCAGGTACCTATGCGGCCAACTGTTTGATGGCGCGAAAACTATTGGAAAAAGGAGTAAGGTTCGTGCAATTGTACCACCAAGGTTGGGATCAGCACAATTACTGCCCAGGTGGGGTAAAAAGCCAGTCTAAAAAAACGGACCAGGCCACGGCTGCCTTAATCAAAGATTTGAAACAACGGGGTATGTTTGAAGACACCCTAGTGGTATGGGGAGGTGAATTTGGTCGAACCGTTTACTCGCAAGGCCAGCTCACAAGTACCAACTACGGACGTGACCATCACCCGAAGGCATTTACGATGTGGATGGCCGGAGCAGGGGTGAAACCAGGTTTTACTTATGGGGCTACCGATGATTTTAGTTACAACGTAACCGCAGATCCAGTACATGTTCACGATTTTCATGCTACATTGATGCACTTGTTCGGTATAGACCACGAAAGACTGACCTTCAAGCATCAGGGTAGACGCTATCGCTTGACCGATGTACACGGTCATGTCGTCAAAGATTTATTGACATAG
- a CDS encoding arylsulfatase has product MTYRTFTQLLSSVCLILMLSCGQKKKSDSASEATRSKEKPNVIIVFADDQGYGDLASHGNPYIKTPNLDAFAKESLELTNFHVGTTCAPSRAGLMTGRNGNRNNAWHTIAGCSILLEDEKTMAEVFKEGGYNTAMFGKWHLGDNYPFRPHDRGFEHALYNGGGGVQQTPDYWNNTYFDDTYFRNGEPVKLEGYCTDVWFNEAIKHIQRTEDEPFFLYLPLNAAHSPFNVPESYAKMYENEPLADYQKRFYGMISNIDENFGKLVRFLKDRKLFDNTIVIYTTDNGTAAGIKTDKDGNVTGYNAGLKGTKGSHYDGGHKVPFFISWPDGDIKKGSVNNELVANVDLLPTLAHMSGIPFEVDKPLDGANVAPVLLEGKKEDDRMLVIDTQRGQWPIKGKNSCVMTTEWRLIDGTELYNIIEDPGQKNDIAEEHPEVVKKMKAYYDQWWSSIEPEMRYAEIPLGDPKANPVTITVHDMHTDDNIPWNQVQIRQGEFAPDGYYSIKVVEDGLYQFKLYRYAPESDLALNAAADRISESYSMDELPAGRSLNFESAAVQLGDFEVKADVNMEAPFVLLEGKLEKGSYRLQSNFFTEEGAKMPAYYIEINKKSTL; this is encoded by the coding sequence ATGACCTATAGAACGTTTACACAGCTCTTGAGTTCCGTTTGTTTAATCTTGATGCTGTCCTGCGGGCAGAAAAAGAAATCCGATTCTGCTTCTGAAGCTACGAGATCCAAAGAAAAACCGAACGTCATTATTGTTTTTGCCGATGACCAAGGTTATGGCGATTTGGCCTCCCACGGAAATCCGTATATCAAAACCCCAAACCTCGATGCTTTTGCCAAAGAGTCCCTTGAATTGACCAATTTTCACGTGGGTACTACCTGTGCACCAAGTAGGGCGGGACTTATGACGGGTAGAAATGGCAATAGAAACAACGCTTGGCACACCATAGCGGGGTGTTCCATTTTACTGGAAGACGAGAAAACCATGGCAGAGGTCTTTAAGGAAGGCGGGTATAATACCGCCATGTTCGGTAAGTGGCATTTGGGCGATAATTACCCTTTCCGTCCCCATGATAGAGGGTTTGAGCACGCCTTGTACAATGGCGGTGGCGGGGTACAGCAAACCCCGGATTATTGGAACAACACCTATTTTGACGATACCTATTTTAGAAACGGCGAGCCCGTGAAATTAGAAGGGTATTGTACGGATGTCTGGTTTAACGAAGCCATCAAACATATACAGCGGACTGAAGATGAACCTTTCTTTCTCTATCTTCCGTTGAATGCTGCGCATTCTCCCTTTAACGTACCCGAGTCCTACGCAAAAATGTATGAAAACGAACCCTTGGCCGATTACCAAAAACGTTTTTATGGAATGATTTCCAATATAGATGAGAACTTTGGTAAATTAGTAAGGTTTTTGAAGGATAGGAAACTATTCGATAATACTATTGTTATTTACACCACCGACAATGGTACGGCGGCCGGAATCAAAACCGATAAAGACGGAAATGTTACTGGGTACAATGCAGGCTTGAAGGGTACCAAGGGCAGTCATTATGACGGAGGGCATAAAGTGCCGTTTTTTATCAGTTGGCCTGACGGCGATATCAAAAAGGGCTCGGTGAACAACGAGTTGGTGGCGAATGTAGATTTATTGCCTACTTTGGCACATATGAGCGGTATTCCCTTTGAAGTCGATAAACCTTTGGATGGTGCCAACGTGGCCCCTGTTTTATTGGAAGGAAAAAAGGAAGATGACCGAATGTTGGTCATAGACACCCAACGGGGCCAGTGGCCCATAAAGGGAAAAAATAGTTGCGTGATGACCACGGAATGGCGTTTGATAGATGGAACCGAGCTTTATAATATTATTGAGGATCCAGGGCAAAAAAACGACATAGCCGAGGAGCACCCCGAGGTGGTAAAGAAAATGAAGGCATATTACGATCAATGGTGGTCGAGCATAGAACCGGAAATGCGATATGCGGAGATCCCTTTAGGTGACCCGAAGGCCAATCCGGTAACGATTACGGTCCACGATATGCATACCGATGATAATATACCTTGGAACCAAGTTCAAATTCGCCAAGGGGAGTTCGCTCCCGATGGTTATTATAGTATAAAGGTGGTCGAAGACGGACTTTACCAGTTTAAACTCTACCGATACGCACCGGAATCGGACTTGGCATTGAACGCTGCGGCAGATCGGATATCGGAATCCTATTCGATGGATGAGTTGCCTGCAGGGAGAAGTTTGAACTTTGAAAGTGCCGCCGTACAGCTTGGTGATTTTGAGGTTAAGGCAGATGTAAATATGGAAGCCCCTTTTGTTTTGTTGGAAGGAAAACTAGAGAAGGGCAGCTATAGACTACAAAGCAATTTCTTTACGGAAGAAGGGGCTAAAATGCCAGCTTATTATATTGAGATCAATAAAAAAAGTACTTTATGA
- a CDS encoding DUF1553 domain-containing protein, whose product MFRLTNYIVFSLAIMLFSCGGPDLPEDVEVALEKLPKNIDFNQDVKPILSDKCFLCHGPDKGKIKGGLQLHDPELAYAESTNTPGLFSIVPGKPGKSEVVRRILTDDPDLIMPELSSHLSLTAYEKAMLIRWIDEGAEYKDHWAFLKPEVNEIPKVTKTDFVRNPIDNFVLATLEEKNISPSKRADKEVLLRRASLDLTGLPPTIEEIEAFVKDNSPDAFEKQIDRLLASPHYGEKMTLDWMDVARYADTHGYSNDRYRDTSPWRDWVIKAFNSNMPYDEFLTWQIAGDLFPNATKEQRLATTFNRLHPQNLEGGIIDEEFRSEYVADRTATVSQGVLGLSYACAKCHDHKYDPISQKDYFEMYSFFNNVDETGLIPWDLATPVPAMLLPTKEQEDVLAYLEKIVEESEEKVDSTVKTESDKFKDWLASNAFQKIPVQDRPKGLIAAFDFDDQRLVNKIGGNGKNKIRMRQQFVDNEKPVYKEGASGKGLFMDGDTWLDLDKIGIYKRNEPFSVSIKVFVPQDLEEGVIFHKMQGPELHSFRGYHLKIKENRLEALFAHVWPDNSMVVESLKEIPKEQWVQLTLTYDGSSKANGIGIYMDGEKLETKTTFDNLYKDIVFNNMKNYIYKETVEPGLRIGAIWRGKGIGNAVVDDIMVFDREISDIEVMQISSSDKLKNLVAKSNDQLGDKEKEQLKTYYLFNHSSSYNQVLAELKKDRGALVDSIEPIKQIMVMKERKTPRQTYILDRGNYDSPTDSVFPNMPEKIFPMNDSLPKNRLGLAKWITDKNNPLTARVAVNRYWQNLFGRGLVKTSEDFGNQGELPSHPKLLDWLAIQFMESDWDVKALHKTIMLSATYQQSSAISEELAKVDMENQWLARGPSVRLSGEMLRDNALFASGLLNKTIGGKSVKPYQPEGLWKVSGGTYVQDGEEGLYRRSMYTIWKRTVPNPTISTFDAPTRDLCTSRRQKTNTPLQALVILNDPTYIEASRVLGKQMAEADDVNAGIALAFKKLTGRSVTDKELGLLASLQSSEYRKFSENPKKTKGWLQTGAFKISEDDDQALVAANAVVASTIMNSDATITKR is encoded by the coding sequence ATGTTCAGATTAACAAATTATATCGTTTTTTCTTTAGCAATAATGCTATTTTCTTGTGGAGGACCTGATCTTCCTGAAGATGTAGAAGTTGCCCTTGAAAAGCTTCCGAAAAATATTGATTTCAACCAAGATGTGAAACCGATCCTTTCGGATAAATGCTTTTTGTGCCATGGTCCCGATAAGGGAAAGATCAAGGGAGGCTTGCAGTTGCACGATCCCGAGTTGGCCTATGCGGAATCTACGAATACACCGGGTCTTTTTTCCATTGTACCGGGTAAACCGGGGAAAAGTGAGGTGGTAAGGCGTATTTTGACCGACGATCCCGATTTGATTATGCCAGAGCTGTCATCGCACTTGTCCTTGACCGCATATGAGAAGGCCATGTTGATAAGGTGGATAGATGAAGGTGCCGAGTACAAAGATCATTGGGCCTTTCTTAAGCCCGAGGTAAATGAAATCCCCAAAGTGACCAAAACCGATTTTGTCCGTAATCCTATTGATAATTTCGTTCTGGCTACTTTAGAGGAAAAAAATATTTCTCCATCAAAACGGGCCGATAAAGAGGTTTTGTTGAGAAGGGCTTCCCTAGACCTGACAGGGTTGCCACCTACCATAGAAGAAATAGAGGCTTTTGTAAAAGATAACTCCCCTGATGCCTTTGAAAAACAGATAGACCGCTTGTTGGCCTCCCCGCATTACGGTGAGAAAATGACCTTGGACTGGATGGACGTTGCCCGTTACGCCGATACCCATGGGTACAGTAACGATAGATATAGGGATACTTCCCCTTGGAGAGATTGGGTCATTAAGGCTTTCAATTCAAATATGCCCTATGATGAATTTTTGACCTGGCAAATTGCCGGGGACCTTTTTCCGAATGCAACAAAAGAACAAAGGTTGGCGACTACCTTCAATAGATTGCATCCCCAAAACCTGGAGGGAGGTATCATTGATGAAGAATTTAGGTCGGAATATGTGGCAGATAGAACGGCAACGGTCAGTCAGGGTGTGTTAGGACTGTCTTATGCCTGTGCCAAATGCCATGACCACAAATACGATCCTATTTCCCAAAAGGACTATTTTGAAATGTACAGTTTTTTCAACAATGTTGATGAAACAGGACTTATACCTTGGGATTTGGCGACTCCGGTTCCGGCTATGTTATTGCCTACCAAAGAACAGGAAGATGTGCTGGCCTATTTGGAGAAAATTGTAGAAGAATCGGAAGAGAAGGTCGATAGTACCGTCAAGACCGAGAGCGATAAGTTCAAAGATTGGTTGGCGAGCAATGCCTTTCAGAAGATTCCGGTACAGGACCGACCCAAGGGATTGATCGCGGCATTTGATTTTGATGATCAGCGGCTGGTCAACAAAATAGGGGGGAATGGAAAAAATAAAATTCGAATGCGCCAGCAATTCGTCGATAACGAAAAGCCCGTGTATAAAGAAGGTGCTTCGGGCAAAGGGCTGTTTATGGATGGCGATACTTGGTTGGACCTTGATAAGATCGGAATATATAAGCGTAATGAGCCTTTTAGTGTCTCCATTAAGGTTTTTGTGCCGCAAGACCTCGAAGAAGGTGTAATCTTCCATAAGATGCAAGGTCCCGAACTGCACAGTTTTAGAGGCTACCATCTAAAGATCAAAGAGAATAGGCTAGAAGCATTGTTCGCCCATGTCTGGCCCGATAATTCAATGGTCGTAGAATCGTTGAAAGAAATTCCAAAAGAGCAATGGGTACAGCTTACCCTAACCTACGATGGATCGAGTAAGGCCAATGGAATCGGTATTTATATGGATGGCGAAAAACTGGAGACCAAGACCACTTTTGACAACCTGTATAAAGACATCGTTTTCAATAATATGAAAAACTATATCTATAAGGAAACCGTAGAACCCGGACTTAGGATCGGTGCGATATGGCGTGGAAAAGGTATAGGTAATGCCGTTGTCGATGATATCATGGTCTTTGATAGGGAGATAAGCGATATTGAAGTCATGCAGATCAGTTCTAGCGATAAGCTTAAAAACTTGGTGGCAAAGTCGAACGACCAGCTCGGCGATAAGGAAAAAGAGCAGCTCAAAACGTATTATTTGTTCAATCATTCCTCGAGTTACAATCAAGTGTTGGCAGAATTGAAGAAAGACCGAGGGGCCTTGGTAGATAGTATTGAGCCGATAAAACAGATAATGGTCATGAAAGAGCGCAAGACGCCTAGACAGACCTATATCTTGGATCGGGGCAACTACGATTCGCCTACAGATTCGGTATTTCCGAATATGCCGGAAAAAATATTCCCAATGAACGATAGCCTGCCCAAAAATAGATTGGGCTTGGCCAAATGGATTACCGATAAAAACAATCCCTTGACGGCAAGGGTTGCCGTTAACAGGTACTGGCAAAACCTGTTCGGAAGGGGCTTGGTAAAGACTTCTGAAGATTTTGGTAACCAAGGGGAATTGCCCAGTCACCCTAAACTATTGGATTGGTTGGCCATTCAATTTATGGAGTCTGATTGGGATGTTAAAGCGCTTCATAAGACGATAATGCTGTCCGCTACCTATCAACAGAGTTCGGCTATTAGCGAAGAACTTGCAAAGGTAGATATGGAAAACCAATGGTTGGCCAGGGGGCCATCAGTACGCCTGTCGGGTGAAATGTTAAGGGACAATGCGCTTTTCGCTTCCGGATTGTTGAACAAGACCATTGGCGGAAAAAGTGTTAAACCCTACCAGCCCGAGGGCCTCTGGAAAGTTAGTGGCGGTACGTATGTGCAAGATGGGGAAGAAGGACTGTACAGACGTAGTATGTATACCATATGGAAACGAACGGTGCCTAACCCGACCATCTCCACCTTTGATGCCCCGACCCGTGATTTGTGTACCAGTAGAAGGCAGAAAACGAATACGCCATTACAGGCCCTCGTAATACTGAACGACCCTACCTATATAGAGGCATCGCGTGTTCTCGGGAAGCAAATGGCCGAAGCCGATGATGTGAATGCAGGAATAGCCTTGGCCTTCAAAAAATTGACAGGTAGAAGTGTTACGGATAAGGAGCTGGGCTTGCTCGCTTCCTTACAGAGTTCGGAATACCGGAAATTCAGTGAAAATCCCAAAAAGACCAAAGGTTGGTTGCAAACCGGGGCGTTCAAGATATCGGAAGATGATGATCAAGCTTTGGTAGCCGCCAACGCCGTGGTAGCCAGTACCATTATGAATTCCGATGCCACTATAACCAAAAGATAA
- a CDS encoding AraC family transcriptional regulator, which yields MNKILQSLKLTFLHGGYAKLDTSWDYDNVISPFSRLYYITKGSGKMFHSYEEFDLKPGHLYLIPSFTYSRYRCYDHLEMYYIHFLEEVGDRLSIYDIKDFRYEIEASDQDLGYYKTLLTLHPKRYLIEDDPKIYDNRKFVSDTEKLNDLLSAKSFIQTQSLLQLLLSPFIQNSKSSKLNIKNDFHEVLNYIKEHLHEPLTVAQIAKHSNLSSDHFSRVFQQKFGIRPSKYIQTIRIERSETLLLTTNNTLAEIAEKTGMGTVSYLSRMFKAKNGITPGAFRKRRPGS from the coding sequence ATGAATAAAATCTTGCAGTCTTTAAAACTTACTTTTTTACATGGGGGATACGCCAAACTCGACACCTCATGGGATTACGACAATGTCATCAGTCCGTTTTCCCGACTGTATTACATTACCAAAGGTTCAGGAAAAATGTTCCATAGTTATGAGGAGTTCGACTTGAAGCCGGGCCACCTCTACTTGATTCCCAGCTTTACGTATAGTCGCTATAGATGTTACGACCATTTGGAGATGTACTACATTCATTTTCTAGAAGAGGTCGGCGATCGCCTGTCGATATACGACATAAAGGATTTCAGGTACGAAATTGAAGCCAGCGACCAAGATTTGGGTTATTATAAGACGCTCTTGACCCTACACCCTAAACGGTATTTGATAGAAGACGATCCTAAGATATATGACAACCGCAAATTTGTTTCCGACACGGAAAAACTTAACGACTTGTTGTCGGCAAAATCGTTTATTCAAACCCAATCGCTTTTACAACTCTTGCTCTCTCCCTTCATACAGAATAGCAAAAGCTCTAAGTTGAATATCAAAAACGATTTTCATGAGGTACTGAACTACATTAAAGAGCATTTGCACGAACCCCTTACCGTTGCCCAAATAGCCAAACACAGCAATTTGAGTTCCGACCATTTTTCTAGGGTCTTTCAACAAAAGTTCGGGATTAGGCCCAGCAAGTATATCCAGACCATTCGTATAGAACGGTCGGAAACCTTGTTATTGACCACCAATAACACCTTGGCCGAGATAGCGGAAAAGACGGGAATGGGTACCGTTTCATATCTGTCCCGAATGTTCAAGGCCAAGAACGGGATTACCCCCGGGGCCTTTCGAAAAAGACGCCCCGGAAGTTAG
- a CDS encoding Gfo/Idh/MocA family protein has translation MKPDRTNSKSNLKPQVQLSRRAFISKTALVASAISIVPRHVLGRGFVPPSDKVNLGYIGLGKQSITLSNAFMVHTDQAQIVAGADVWTTKNNWFKAHVSKLYAEKRNQGNYKGITTTGNYLEILGRDDIDAVIVATPDHWHAIQAIGAMKSGKHVYCEKPLTLKIQEGIDMVETVKKTGKVLQTGSMQRSWATFQKATEIVQKGHLGDIKKVLVNVGDPAVPFNMPSEPVPAEVDWNQWCGPAPLLPYNQRLSPPESKAFFPDWRLFNETGGGILTDWGAHMFDIAQWGLGMDRSGPVKFVPPADKNAVRGMRMFYENGIEMVHEDFGRGWGVRFIGSKGSLDISRSYLETDPPSILKSQMSEKEDMKSRGNHYQNWIDAIKNETPLIADVEIGHRSATVGNICNIAYQLGRTLEWDPAKEKFIGDKEANKMKSRKNRKY, from the coding sequence ATGAAACCAGACCGAACCAACAGTAAATCAAATTTAAAGCCTCAGGTACAATTATCTCGAAGAGCTTTTATTTCAAAGACGGCCTTGGTGGCCAGTGCCATCAGCATAGTGCCAAGGCACGTATTGGGAAGGGGCTTTGTTCCTCCGAGCGATAAGGTTAATTTAGGATATATAGGCTTAGGGAAGCAGAGTATAACCCTGTCCAATGCCTTTATGGTACATACCGACCAAGCCCAGATCGTTGCCGGTGCTGATGTGTGGACAACCAAGAACAATTGGTTCAAGGCCCATGTAAGTAAGTTATATGCCGAAAAACGAAATCAAGGCAATTACAAGGGCATAACGACCACGGGCAATTACCTTGAAATTTTAGGGAGGGACGATATCGATGCCGTTATTGTCGCGACCCCTGACCACTGGCATGCGATTCAAGCTATAGGGGCCATGAAATCCGGTAAGCATGTGTATTGCGAAAAACCACTGACCTTGAAGATCCAAGAGGGTATCGATATGGTGGAAACCGTAAAGAAGACCGGAAAGGTTTTGCAGACCGGAAGCATGCAACGCTCATGGGCCACTTTTCAAAAAGCGACCGAAATAGTGCAAAAGGGTCACTTGGGCGATATTAAAAAAGTACTCGTAAACGTAGGAGATCCTGCGGTTCCTTTTAATATGCCATCAGAGCCTGTACCCGCTGAAGTAGATTGGAACCAATGGTGTGGACCGGCACCTTTATTGCCTTACAACCAAAGGTTATCCCCTCCTGAAAGTAAAGCCTTTTTTCCCGATTGGCGCCTGTTTAATGAGACCGGCGGTGGAATTTTGACCGATTGGGGCGCCCATATGTTCGATATAGCGCAATGGGGATTGGGAATGGACCGCAGTGGTCCGGTAAAATTTGTACCCCCAGCCGATAAAAATGCGGTAAGAGGAATGCGAATGTTCTATGAAAATGGAATAGAAATGGTACATGAAGACTTCGGTAGGGGATGGGGCGTACGCTTTATAGGAAGCAAAGGCAGTCTCGATATAAGTAGAAGCTACCTCGAAACCGATCCACCAAGTATTCTAAAATCGCAAATGAGCGAAAAGGAGGATATGAAATCAAGGGGAAACCACTATCAAAATTGGATAGATGCCATAAAAAACGAAACCCCACTGATTGCCGATGTAGAAATTGGCCACCGCTCCGCAACCGTGGGCAATATCTGCAATATAGCCTATCAATTAGGTCGAACCCTTGAATGGGATCCTGCTAAGGAAAAATTCATAGGGGATAAGGAGGCGAATAAAATGAAAAGTCGAAAGAATAGAAAGTACTAA